The following are encoded in a window of Fischerella sp. PCC 9605 genomic DNA:
- a CDS encoding ABC1 kinase family protein, producing the protein MFLLAAKSPSVSQRQAEIIEVVLRNGWNYFRSRIVKDAEPEQPSLPLPKVLRQILIELGPTFVKLGQLLSTRPDLLSPEYIAVLETLQNNVPALPWSEIEPILETAFGQSLKDAFLIIEPVAIAAGSLAQVHRATLKNGEMVAIKVQRPGIREIVERDLEVLESLANWFSRDKFGQAYDLPGLVEEFRYSLLGELDFRREARNTEKLRQNLENSRLWQRGQVVIPKVYSQWTTDKVLTLEWIEGIKLNQVNLPESRKKQLAALAVQVVMQQIYLDRFFHADPHPGNFLYIGEETQDRLALLDCGMVALLDPRTQSILTDLLVGIVYERPKIVAQAIRELGFTRLEVDLRAIESAFDRLLRRFYTRPLEEINLAELLNEALRIPRENNIQMPGTIGLFVKTIANIEGIARQLDPLFPFVEVARPIVERAIRQRLLGAELLQDATQSSLYLSRLTTQFPQRFEILLDRLERSELGINLGWRMEREFLQAQQQGMNRLSLAILAMGALIAGAILQQTVLVASSSPELIGIVSQGLLVAGVGLMGWVAIALLRKS; encoded by the coding sequence ATGTTTCTACTTGCTGCTAAATCGCCATCAGTTAGCCAACGCCAAGCTGAAATTATTGAAGTCGTCTTACGCAACGGCTGGAATTATTTCCGCAGTCGCATCGTTAAAGATGCGGAACCAGAACAACCTTCCTTGCCCTTGCCCAAGGTACTCCGGCAGATTTTGATTGAATTAGGCCCAACTTTTGTTAAATTGGGACAATTACTCAGTACTCGCCCCGATTTGCTGAGTCCTGAATACATTGCAGTTTTAGAAACTTTGCAGAATAATGTTCCTGCTTTGCCCTGGAGTGAGATAGAACCAATTTTAGAAACAGCCTTTGGGCAATCTCTTAAAGATGCTTTTCTCATCATTGAACCTGTAGCGATCGCGGCGGGTTCCCTGGCGCAAGTTCATCGAGCAACGCTGAAAAATGGAGAAATGGTTGCCATAAAAGTGCAGCGTCCGGGCATTCGGGAAATTGTAGAGCGAGATTTGGAAGTTCTTGAGTCACTTGCTAACTGGTTTAGCCGCGATAAATTTGGACAGGCGTATGACTTACCAGGATTGGTGGAAGAGTTTAGATATAGCCTGCTAGGAGAACTCGATTTTCGTCGCGAAGCCCGCAACACCGAAAAACTCCGACAAAATCTGGAAAATAGCCGTTTGTGGCAACGGGGACAGGTTGTTATCCCCAAGGTGTACTCGCAATGGACAACAGACAAAGTCCTGACGCTGGAATGGATCGAAGGCATCAAACTGAACCAAGTGAACCTGCCAGAATCACGTAAAAAGCAATTGGCAGCCCTAGCCGTACAAGTAGTAATGCAGCAGATTTATCTGGATCGGTTTTTTCATGCCGATCCGCATCCCGGTAATTTTTTATATATTGGTGAGGAAACACAAGACCGTCTGGCATTGCTCGATTGTGGTATGGTTGCGCTCCTCGATCCGCGTACTCAGAGTATCCTCACTGATTTGCTAGTTGGTATTGTCTACGAGCGCCCCAAAATTGTTGCCCAAGCGATTCGGGAGCTAGGATTTACTCGACTAGAGGTGGATCTGCGAGCAATTGAATCAGCCTTTGATCGTCTGCTCAGACGATTCTACACGCGCCCTTTGGAAGAAATTAATTTAGCAGAACTGCTGAATGAAGCTCTGCGGATTCCCCGCGAAAATAATATTCAAATGCCGGGAACGATTGGACTATTTGTGAAAACCATCGCCAACATCGAAGGCATTGCCCGTCAACTCGATCCGTTGTTTCCCTTTGTTGAGGTTGCCCGTCCAATTGTGGAACGGGCGATTCGCCAACGCCTGCTTGGGGCTGAACTTTTGCAGGATGCTACACAATCGAGCCTCTATCTTTCCCGCCTCACAACCCAATTTCCGCAGCGGTTTGAAATTTTACTCGATCGCTTGGAGCGATCGGAATTAGGCATTAATCTGGGTTGGCGAATGGAACGAGAATTCTTGCAAGCTCAACAACAGGGAATGAACCGTTTGAGTTTGGCAATTTTAGCAATGGGCGCACTCATTGCAGGCGCAATCCTACAGCAAACGGTGCTTGTTGCCAGTTCATCGCCTGAGCTAATAGGTATTGTCAGTCAGGGCTTATTAGTTGCTGGCGTAGGACTGATGGGTTGGGTTGCGATCGCACTGTTGCGTAAATCCTAA
- the lon gene encoding endopeptidase La has product MTNAVSIDLDSNAENNAENIPDIPDVLPVLPLINTVVVPMAVAPILVGQERSVKLVDEVMRSNRLVALVAQRNPEARPAGSDDIYRLGTAAIIHRLLRLPDGNLQLVVQGLERIRILDFLQTQPFLVARVEKAPEKTTADTETEALRRTLGELFRKLVPLTNDIPDELASAGDNISNPCMFAYLVTAMTPMETAVRQEVLELDAIADKLKRLINLVQQELAVRELQQQIASDAQEKISKTQREYILREQLKSIQRELGEEDAEQAEIRELRQQLEAAHLPEEASKEAFRELSRLERLPAVSPEYGMIRTYLDWMVSLPWNITTGEAIDLVHARQILDEDHYDLERIKDRILEYLAVKKLKADRALHGTEGDRQAQQLQETPQENIIDDSRQEPILCFVGPPGVGKTSLGQSIARAMGRKFVRISLGGIHDEAEIRGHRRTYIGALPGRLIQALRRVETSDPVFMLDEVDKLGRGFQGDPSAALLEVLDPAQNHAFVDTYLGVSFDLSKVLFICTANTIETIPSPLLDRMEILSLSGYTEMEKLHIARRYLLPKQRRANGLQQDEVTITDAALQRIIREYTREAGVRSLEREIGTVVRKVARKIAEGAMTPITVEAEQIPDYLRRPRFVNEVAERIDRPGIATGLAWTPVGGDVLFVEATMMPGREERLVLTGMLGDVMRESAQAALFYVRSNAEKLSIDPKAFVEKVVHVHVSAGATPKDGPSAGVTMVAAIASLASGRLVRNDVAMTGEITLRGKVLPVGGIREKVLAAYRAGVKTVILPQRNQPDLEDVPEEVERELQFVFVSSAEEVLAAALMPVTQSEAELVGS; this is encoded by the coding sequence GTGACCAATGCAGTTTCAATTGATCTAGACAGCAATGCGGAAAATAATGCCGAAAATATCCCAGATATTCCCGATGTGCTGCCTGTTTTACCGTTGATCAATACTGTCGTGGTGCCGATGGCAGTTGCTCCGATTTTGGTGGGACAGGAGCGATCGGTCAAGCTAGTAGATGAAGTGATGCGTAGCAATCGTCTGGTGGCATTGGTAGCTCAGCGCAATCCAGAGGCACGTCCTGCTGGTTCTGATGATATTTACCGCTTGGGTACGGCAGCAATCATCCATCGGCTGCTACGCCTACCAGACGGGAATTTGCAACTAGTTGTTCAGGGATTAGAACGGATTCGTATCCTCGATTTCTTACAAACGCAACCATTTTTAGTGGCACGGGTTGAAAAAGCACCCGAAAAAACCACCGCAGACACGGAAACAGAAGCCCTGCGTCGCACCCTGGGCGAGCTGTTCCGCAAACTAGTTCCCTTAACGAACGATATTCCCGATGAACTGGCATCCGCAGGTGACAATATCAGCAACCCGTGTATGTTTGCCTATCTGGTGACAGCAATGACGCCGATGGAAACAGCTGTGCGACAGGAGGTGCTGGAACTGGATGCCATAGCAGACAAACTAAAGCGACTGATTAACTTGGTGCAACAAGAACTCGCAGTCCGGGAACTGCAACAGCAAATTGCCTCCGATGCCCAGGAAAAAATCTCGAAAACTCAGCGGGAATACATTTTACGAGAACAATTAAAATCCATTCAGCGGGAACTGGGCGAAGAAGATGCTGAACAAGCCGAAATCCGCGAATTGCGCCAACAGCTAGAAGCTGCTCATCTGCCCGAAGAAGCTAGCAAAGAAGCCTTCCGAGAATTATCGCGGTTGGAACGGTTGCCGGCGGTATCGCCGGAATATGGCATGATTCGCACCTATCTCGACTGGATGGTAAGTCTGCCTTGGAATATCACAACGGGAGAAGCGATCGACCTTGTCCATGCTCGTCAAATCCTTGATGAAGACCATTACGATTTGGAACGCATCAAAGACCGGATTTTGGAATACTTGGCGGTGAAAAAACTGAAAGCAGATCGTGCTTTGCACGGCACGGAGGGCGATCGCCAAGCTCAGCAACTCCAAGAAACCCCACAGGAGAACATCATCGACGATAGCCGCCAGGAACCGATTCTGTGTTTTGTGGGGCCACCCGGTGTGGGCAAAACCTCCCTCGGACAGTCGATTGCCCGTGCTATGGGACGTAAGTTTGTTCGCATCAGCCTCGGTGGCATTCACGACGAAGCAGAAATTCGCGGGCATCGCCGCACATATATTGGTGCTTTACCCGGTCGCCTGATTCAGGCATTGCGACGGGTAGAAACCTCCGATCCAGTGTTTATGCTCGATGAAGTAGATAAGCTGGGCAGGGGTTTCCAAGGCGATCCGTCTGCTGCTCTCTTAGAAGTCCTCGATCCGGCACAAAACCATGCTTTCGTGGATACCTATCTAGGCGTATCCTTTGATTTGTCCAAGGTGCTGTTCATTTGCACGGCAAACACGATTGAAACCATTCCCTCTCCCCTACTCGATCGCATGGAGATTTTGAGCCTCTCTGGCTACACGGAAATGGAAAAGCTGCATATTGCCCGGCGCTATCTGTTACCCAAACAGCGACGAGCCAATGGGTTGCAGCAGGATGAAGTCACGATTACTGATGCCGCCCTGCAACGCATTATTCGCGAATATACCCGGGAGGCGGGTGTGCGCAGTTTAGAGCGGGAAATTGGCACCGTAGTCCGCAAGGTGGCTCGCAAAATTGCAGAAGGTGCGATGACACCGATTACGGTTGAGGCAGAACAGATTCCAGATTACTTGCGGCGACCCCGATTTGTGAATGAAGTGGCGGAGCGGATCGATCGCCCCGGCATTGCCACTGGATTAGCCTGGACTCCGGTAGGCGGGGATGTGTTATTCGTCGAAGCCACGATGATGCCTGGACGGGAGGAACGGTTAGTGCTGACGGGAATGTTGGGGGATGTGATGCGCGAGTCGGCACAGGCTGCCCTGTTCTACGTGCGTTCCAATGCGGAAAAACTCAGTATTGACCCCAAAGCTTTTGTAGAGAAAGTTGTGCATGTGCATGTGTCAGCGGGGGCAACGCCTAAAGATGGCCCCTCGGCGGGGGTGACGATGGTAGCAGCGATCGCCTCCCTTGCCTCTGGTCGTCTAGTACGCAACGATGTCGCCATGACCGGTGAAATTACTCTGCGTGGGAAAGTGTTACCTGTGGGTGGCATCCGTGAGAAGGTGCTAGCTGCCTATCGGGCGGGGGTGAAAACCGTGATTTTGCCCCAGCGCAATCAACCTGACTTGGAGGATGTACCCGAAGAAGTGGAACGCGAACTTCAGTTTGTGTTTGTCAGTTCCGCTGAAGAAGTGTTGGCGGCTGCTCTGATGCCTGTAACTCAATCGGAGGCTGAATTAGTGGGTAGCTAG
- a CDS encoding Hsp20/alpha crystallin family protein, translating into MRYRRFGYRYTGIVSGIASPSHADFWGSRIQASFAHHQWQPPADLYETPAALIVKAEIAGMAEEDFDISLYENAVVIEGVRSWEMPEGDGQYHAVNILYGSFCLQVPLRQTIDRDRVQARYDRGFLYVMLPKAEVKP; encoded by the coding sequence ATGCGCTATCGCCGATTCGGTTACCGCTATACAGGCATTGTTTCTGGTATTGCTTCCCCCTCACACGCAGACTTTTGGGGTAGTCGCATTCAAGCAAGTTTCGCCCATCACCAATGGCAACCTCCTGCCGATCTCTATGAAACGCCCGCAGCCCTAATTGTCAAAGCAGAAATTGCTGGGATGGCGGAAGAGGATTTTGATATTTCCCTCTACGAAAATGCCGTGGTAATTGAAGGGGTGCGATCCTGGGAGATGCCAGAGGGAGATGGGCAATATCATGCAGTCAACATTCTGTATGGATCGTTTTGCTTGCAAGTGCCCCTCAGACAGACGATAGATCGCGATCGCGTCCAAGCTCGCTACGATCGCGGTTTTCTCTACGTCATGCTACCAAAAGCGGAGGTGAAACCGTGA
- a CDS encoding CBS domain-containing protein encodes MPTQVLRVKDLMTPEPVTVTPLDSVETVLNRLEERHISGLPVVNDEGKLVGIISEADLLFKERPIRLPLYLLLLGGIIYLEPLDRFIQELKKSLGVLVQDVMTPNPFTITPDAPISQAADLMLEKRINRLPVVDEQGKLVGIITRDDLLRALQSELVES; translated from the coding sequence ATGCCTACTCAAGTCTTACGAGTCAAAGACCTTATGACTCCTGAGCCTGTTACCGTAACACCTCTAGACTCTGTGGAAACGGTACTCAACCGTTTAGAAGAACGACATATTAGCGGACTTCCAGTTGTAAATGATGAGGGTAAACTAGTTGGTATCATTTCAGAAGCAGACTTGTTGTTCAAAGAACGTCCGATTCGCCTACCGCTATATCTGTTGTTATTGGGCGGAATCATCTACCTAGAACCATTAGATCGATTTATACAAGAACTTAAGAAAAGTTTGGGCGTACTAGTTCAGGATGTGATGACTCCGAATCCTTTCACAATTACACCGGATGCCCCAATTTCTCAGGCTGCTGATTTAATGCTGGAAAAACGAATCAACCGTTTGCCGGTGGTTGATGAACAGGGAAAGCTTGTTGGCATTATTACACGGGACGATCTGCTGCGGGCATTGCAATCAGAACTTGTTGAGTCATAA
- a CDS encoding HPF/RaiA family ribosome-associated protein, translated as MAQHFIFHDCPSTIKEQIRDYWVKKQRRIDRLLQSFPPNQRHLRLSIDRQPNGYQVRAVLALPTGTLVAQSKSRFETYQAAIDEVADTLAQEIRRHKEQIRHDDSYRRKRLRQKDFATASQFLEQDIRQQNKESFFELLRPILRNLRNHARRELIFAQIEGKLSPNEMTVSDLLDEAIVRAWERFDRRTPQQPLDQWIGGLMHEILDELETKEILTISLDDPRFQVTSGWILENEPFWGSLDLLTLEDILPQHEVEEPWDALTLIEKERWLFAQLSKLPKLQRRALMLYLLEGWEIEEIAMLQNRPLEDVRKDIETAQDFLKNQLKNSQ; from the coding sequence ATGGCGCAACATTTTATATTTCATGACTGTCCATCTACAATCAAAGAGCAGATTCGCGACTATTGGGTAAAAAAGCAACGCCGAATAGATCGCCTATTGCAATCATTCCCACCAAACCAGCGTCACTTGCGATTAAGCATCGATCGTCAGCCCAATGGCTATCAGGTGCGAGCAGTGCTGGCCCTCCCAACCGGAACACTGGTTGCCCAATCCAAATCTCGGTTTGAAACATATCAAGCGGCGATTGATGAGGTTGCCGATACCCTGGCACAAGAGATTCGTCGTCATAAAGAACAAATTCGTCATGACGACTCCTATCGTCGTAAACGGCTACGGCAAAAGGATTTTGCAACAGCCAGTCAATTTTTAGAACAAGATATTCGGCAGCAAAATAAAGAATCCTTCTTTGAATTGCTGCGTCCTATTCTCCGCAACTTGCGAAATCATGCCCGACGTGAACTAATCTTTGCCCAGATTGAAGGCAAACTTTCCCCCAATGAAATGACGGTTTCCGATCTGCTGGATGAGGCGATCGTGCGTGCCTGGGAACGGTTCGATCGGCGGACGCCGCAACAACCCCTCGATCAATGGATCGGTGGACTCATGCACGAGATTTTGGACGAACTAGAAACCAAGGAAATTCTTACCATTTCCTTAGACGATCCGCGTTTTCAAGTGACGAGTGGTTGGATTTTAGAAAATGAGCCGTTCTGGGGCAGTTTAGACCTTTTGACCCTGGAAGATATTTTGCCTCAGCACGAAGTCGAGGAACCTTGGGATGCGCTCACCTTGATAGAAAAAGAACGTTGGCTATTTGCTCAGTTATCAAAATTGCCTAAACTTCAACGCCGTGCCTTGATGCTGTATCTTCTGGAAGGATGGGAGATTGAGGAGATCGCCATGCTCCAAAATCGTCCATTGGAGGATGTTCGCAAGGACATTGAAACGGCTCAAGACTTCTTGAAAAATCAGCTGAAGAATAGTCAGTAG
- a CDS encoding Uma2 family endonuclease, giving the protein MGWLIDPEERSVFVYFPDKSTDVFDQLEARLPIPEFARDISLTVGDLFGWLME; this is encoded by the coding sequence ATGGGGTGGCTAATCGATCCAGAAGAACGGTCGGTATTTGTTTATTTTCCAGATAAATCAACTGATGTTTTCGATCAACTAGAAGCACGTTTGCCGATTCCAGAATTTGCCAGAGATATCAGTCTTACTGTAGGAGATTTGTTTGGTTGGTTGATGGAGTAA
- a CDS encoding DUF4870 domain-containing protein, with protein MQVTYNSDKRKLLSSLCHGAIFFSTALFSIGVPIAIYLISDDPVVKSNAKESINFHFNVWFWGTVIGVPIAILSWLTFGIGGILFFPVLAFGFLLHWGLTIWALLQCFSKPDEPVRYPFIFRLF; from the coding sequence ATGCAAGTTACATACAATTCTGATAAGCGCAAATTGTTATCATCTCTGTGTCATGGGGCGATTTTCTTCAGTACAGCATTGTTTTCGATTGGGGTTCCAATTGCAATTTACTTAATTTCCGATGACCCAGTTGTTAAAAGCAACGCCAAAGAATCAATTAATTTTCACTTCAATGTTTGGTTCTGGGGAACTGTAATTGGAGTTCCAATTGCGATTCTATCTTGGCTTACCTTTGGTATTGGCGGAATTTTGTTTTTCCCCGTTCTTGCTTTTGGCTTTTTACTGCATTGGGGATTGACAATTTGGGCATTGTTGCAATGTTTCAGCAAACCAGATGAACCTGTCCGTTATCCGTTTATTTTTCGACTGTTCTAA
- a CDS encoding GFA family protein, translating to MTANIKEPVTYEGGCHCGAVRFRVVVDTHKADDCNCSICRKKGFLHLIVPRDKFTLLQGEDLLTTYRFNTGVAQHKFCSVCGIHSFYIPRSHPDSIDVNIRCLDGDVVSNFEIVPFDGANWEENIHKLR from the coding sequence ATGACAGCTAATATCAAAGAACCCGTTACTTACGAAGGTGGATGTCATTGTGGCGCAGTGCGCTTTCGGGTAGTAGTTGACACACACAAAGCCGATGATTGTAATTGTTCAATCTGTAGAAAAAAGGGTTTTTTGCATTTAATTGTGCCGCGAGATAAATTTACTTTGTTACAAGGCGAAGATCTGTTAACAACCTACAGATTTAACACAGGAGTTGCCCAGCATAAATTTTGCAGCGTTTGTGGAATACATTCTTTTTATATTCCTCGCAGTCATCCCGACAGCATTGATGTTAATATTCGTTGTCTAGATGGTGATGTGGTGTCGAATTTTGAAATTGTGCCTTTCGATGGGGCCAATTGGGAAGAGAATATACATAAGTTGCGGTAA
- a CDS encoding DUF6745 domain-containing protein produces MSHKIAKLTPEQEALIKFYREKWRNIALSTERIDRQKAIEGVKELYSLCHIEQPEIIFCESPYQAMSKALPQLEARIIQTTPLKFLQLGLGILKLFPNLTKRESKNVEIQRPSDVNIHVNTTLYYRFISYMKTLEQTLKIDMADVLELDIDANLPELYHQLQFQLEKQYDSNFIPGFIFCSYCSWLDFWKSVFNYTGEQKLLQVLHLLAESSGCIFPYQRVAVVCDRPSKLSLDDQNRLHAEGEPAIQFTDGYNLYANSGVILPEKYGKLHPHQWQTSWLLEEKNAELRRVLIQGIGYTRMLEELQANELNSYREYTLLKIENEIDVEPIYLLKMTCPSTGFIHVLRVPSDLKSAQEAITWVNWGVAPEEFVVQT; encoded by the coding sequence ATGTCACACAAAATTGCAAAGCTAACTCCAGAACAAGAAGCTTTGATTAAATTTTACCGAGAGAAATGGAGAAATATAGCACTTTCAACTGAGCGAATCGACAGACAAAAGGCTATTGAAGGAGTTAAAGAACTTTATAGTTTGTGCCATATAGAACAGCCTGAAATTATCTTTTGTGAAAGCCCTTATCAGGCTATGAGTAAGGCTTTACCCCAGTTAGAGGCTCGAATTATTCAAACCACACCTTTGAAATTTTTACAATTGGGCTTAGGTATATTAAAGTTATTTCCAAATTTAACAAAACGTGAATCCAAGAATGTGGAAATTCAAAGACCCAGTGATGTAAACATCCACGTTAACACTACATTATATTATAGATTTATATCATATATGAAAACTCTAGAACAAACATTAAAAATTGATATGGCGGATGTTCTAGAGTTAGACATTGACGCTAATCTCCCAGAACTATACCACCAACTACAATTTCAATTAGAAAAACAGTATGATAGTAACTTCATACCTGGTTTTATCTTTTGCAGTTATTGCAGTTGGTTAGATTTTTGGAAATCTGTATTCAATTACACAGGCGAACAAAAGCTATTGCAAGTTCTTCATTTATTGGCAGAATCTAGTGGGTGTATTTTTCCATATCAAAGGGTAGCAGTAGTGTGCGATCGCCCAAGCAAACTTTCCTTAGACGACCAAAATCGCCTCCACGCTGAAGGCGAACCCGCCATCCAATTTACTGATGGTTACAATCTCTACGCCAATAGTGGTGTCATCTTACCGGAAAAATACGGTAAACTCCACCCCCATCAGTGGCAAACTTCATGGTTGTTAGAAGAAAAAAATGCCGAACTACGGCGAGTCTTAATTCAGGGTATTGGCTATACGCGTATGCTCGAAGAATTGCAAGCGAATGAATTAAATTCTTATCGAGAATACACATTATTAAAAATTGAGAATGAAATCGATGTAGAACCAATTTATTTGTTAAAGATGACTTGCCCCAGCACGGGATTTATTCATGTGTTGCGTGTACCATCTGATCTAAAATCAGCGCAAGAAGCCATCACTTGGGTAAATTGGGGAGTTGCACCAGAAGAATTTGTTGTACAGACTTAA
- a CDS encoding Tab2/Atab2 family RNA-binding protein produces MGSIWELDFYSRPILDENQKKVWEVLVCESPLDTRANVDSLFRYAEYCPSTEVNSVWLRTALQEAIDKAGEAPIKIRFFRRQMNNMITKACNDLGIPAQPSRRTLVLNQWLQQRMEQVYPNEPGYQGGTNPSVRLEAPLPQRLPDALEGQQWGFVTLPASEFMDMPEWEIDFGEGFPLELAQVSLETQIPGILIFSPRALPLAGWMSGLDLAWLKFNSSPQGARLLLETGATESWVLANLRNPQMLAEAKGFEEAKQKANGVHFMGVQSDPQAESFAGFWLLCEINLP; encoded by the coding sequence ATGGGCAGTATTTGGGAACTCGATTTTTACTCCCGTCCGATTCTGGACGAAAATCAGAAAAAAGTTTGGGAAGTCCTGGTTTGCGAGAGTCCTTTGGATACTCGCGCAAATGTTGATTCTTTGTTTCGCTATGCTGAGTATTGCCCCAGTACTGAGGTAAATTCCGTATGGTTACGGACGGCGTTGCAGGAGGCAATTGACAAAGCAGGTGAAGCACCAATTAAAATTCGCTTTTTCCGCCGCCAAATGAACAATATGATTACCAAAGCCTGCAATGACTTGGGAATTCCAGCACAGCCAAGTCGTCGAACTTTGGTACTGAACCAATGGTTGCAACAGCGGATGGAACAAGTGTATCCAAATGAACCAGGTTATCAAGGGGGAACTAATCCCTCGGTACGTTTGGAAGCGCCTTTACCCCAACGCTTACCTGATGCTTTAGAAGGGCAGCAATGGGGATTTGTAACTTTACCAGCTTCAGAATTTATGGATATGCCAGAGTGGGAAATTGACTTTGGTGAAGGGTTTCCCTTGGAGTTGGCACAAGTATCCCTAGAAACTCAGATTCCTGGTATTTTAATTTTCTCACCCAGAGCCTTGCCGCTGGCTGGCTGGATGTCTGGTTTAGATTTAGCTTGGTTGAAATTTAACAGCAGTCCGCAAGGGGCAAGATTGCTTTTAGAAACAGGTGCGACAGAAAGCTGGGTGCTAGCAAATCTTAGAAATCCGCAAATGCTGGCAGAAGCTAAAGGCTTTGAAGAAGCTAAGCAAAAAGCTAACGGAGTGCATTTCATGGGGGTGCAGTCCGACCCCCAAGCAGAATCTTTTGCTGGTTTTTGGCTATTGTGTGAGATCAATCTGCCGTAA